A stretch of Plasmodium malariae genome assembly, contig: PmUG01_00_20, whole genome shotgun sequence DNA encodes these proteins:
- the PmUG01_00040000 gene encoding Plasmodium exported protein, unknown function, producing the protein MKKNFNSIIFIKIFIFTFLFWIIHYNNDLNSCNELLDKKYKLYRDLYLTTNRQLAHYSVNGNIDGRYNKVLDKEHISKNKKDILLQSNELKESELNREEWHKVHKSSNSSLSSRADVFCEKKIFSLLHSIDKIKNNEEMNDWEKYKAINRKKIKILLIPASIFLLVSLVYSNLVSNSGDITTLGNTYYYLVTIILLGFAFAIYLSIVLGIIYTCRKIKKYRTINKYK; encoded by the exons atgaaaaaaaatttcaattccatcatttttattaaaatctttatatttacttttttattttggatAATTCATTATAACAATGATTtg aATAGCTGCAATGAATTATTGGATAAGAAGTATAAGTTATATAGAGATTTATACTTAACAACTAATCGACAGTTAGCACATTATTCAGTGAATGGAAATATTGATGGACGATATAATAAAGTGCTAGATAAAGAACAtatatctaaaaataaaaaagacatattattacaaagcaatgaattaaaagaaaGTGAACTAAATAGAGAAGAATGGCATAAAGTGCATAAAAGTAGTAATTCTTCGTTATCTAGTAGAGCGGATGTattttgtgaaaaaaaaatattcagcTTATTACATTCCATtgacaaaataaagaataacgAAGAAATGAACGATTGGGAAAAGTATAAAGCCATAAATAgaaagaagataaaaatattattaattcctgcctctatatttttattggtATCATTAGTATATTCAAATTTAGTGTCTAATTCAGGGGATATAACTACTTTAggaaatacatattattatcttgtgactataattttattaggtTTTGCATTCGCGATATACTTATCTATTGTATTAGGCATTATTTATACctgtagaaaaattaaaaaatatagaactataaataaatataagtaa